The following proteins come from a genomic window of Nitrospirota bacterium:
- a CDS encoding PHP domain-containing protein → MLLCDFHIHTKYSDGSVELTRTVDLFGQAGFDVIAITDHVVNGDSSFGKIARRFNLSIREDNFSIYMSRLAEEAKRAWDKYQMLVIPGIEISKNYISSDKSAHILILDIKDFISACWSYEKIFLEAKAQDALIIACHPHHTSEITRNTLFLWNNRDKYSKYIDAWEIANRDDVFNVISLSKYPYIANSDFHRVRHLYSWKTLLNCEKNVQSVKQCIRHNKGVAITLFRN, encoded by the coding sequence ATGTTATTGTGTGATTTTCACATCCACACAAAATACTCTGATGGTTCAGTAGAATTAACCAGGACGGTCGATCTCTTTGGGCAGGCCGGCTTCGATGTCATTGCGATAACAGACCACGTTGTGAACGGAGACAGTTCATTTGGGAAAATCGCCCGCAGGTTTAATCTGTCTATAAGGGAGGATAATTTCTCTATATACATGTCCCGCTTAGCAGAAGAGGCCAAAAGGGCTTGGGACAAATATCAGATGCTTGTCATCCCTGGGATAGAGATAAGCAAGAATTATATCTCTTCTGACAAATCTGCACATATCCTGATACTTGATATAAAGGATTTTATCTCTGCATGCTGGAGTTATGAAAAGATATTCCTCGAAGCAAAAGCCCAGGATGCTTTAATCATCGCCTGCCACCCTCACCATACATCTGAAATTACAAGAAACACCTTATTTTTATGGAACAACAGGGATAAATATTCTAAATACATCGACGCATGGGAGATTGCTAACAGGGATGATGTCTTTAATGTCATAAGTCTTAGTAAATACCCTTACATTGCAAACAGCGATTTCCACAGGGTACGTCACCTTTATTCATGGAAGACCCTGCTGAATTGCGAAAAAAATGTTCAGTCAGTAAAACAGTGTATCAGGCATAACAAGGGCGTAGCTATAACATTATT